GTCACCAGGGCCGGCTTGGCAAGCGGCAGCATGATCGTGAGCAGGATGCGCGGCTGCGAGCACCCGTCAATCTTCGCGGCGTCTTCAAGGGCGACGGGGATGGTCTTGAAGAACTGGCGCAGCAGAAAAATGTTGAACACGCCGCCGCCGAAATACGCCGGCACAATCAGCGGCAGCCATGTATTGACCCAGCCGAGTTTGTTGAACAAGAGGAATATCGGGATCATCGTTACCTGACCCGGAAGCATCATGGTGCTCAATAGGACGATGAAGAAAAAGTCGCGGAAGGGCCAGCGCAAACGGGCGAAACTATAGCCTACGATCGAAGCGCTGGCCACTTGGCCGAACAGGCTCAAGGTCGTGATGCAGATCGTGTTGATGAAGAACCGGTGGAACGGAAGCACCCGGAAAATATCCGCGAAATTGGACCATTGCGGCGGACGCGGAATCCAGATCCGCGGCACTTTATAGACATCGAGAAAACTTTTCAGGCTGTCGCCGAGCGTAATCAGGAATGGAACGATGAAAATGCACGAGAGGACGATCAACGCCAGGATCCCCATGGCGCGTTCGATGCGTCGTATGGCGCGGACGCTTCCCTTCAATCCGGCCCACTCGCGGCTCATGGCCCCTTCTCCCCTTCGTAGTAGACCC
The nucleotide sequence above comes from Candidatus Hydrogenedentota bacterium. Encoded proteins:
- a CDS encoding carbohydrate ABC transporter permease, with product MSREWAGLKGSVRAIRRIERAMGILALIVLSCIFIVPFLITLGDSLKSFLDVYKVPRIWIPRPPQWSNFADIFRVLPFHRFFINTICITTLSLFGQVASASIVGYSFARLRWPFRDFFFIVLLSTMMLPGQVTMIPIFLLFNKLGWVNTWLPLIVPAYFGGGVFNIFLLRQFFKTIPVALEDAAKIDGCSQPRILLTIMLPLAKPALVTVTILGFIGIWNDFMGPLIYLSDYVRYPISLGIYMFKSAQGMFPHYVMAASLVSLTPVLILFFSAQRYFVKGIVLTGIKG